A stretch of DNA from Vicinamibacteria bacterium:
GAGCGCCGTTCGAGCTCGACGTCTGGGAGCTCGACAATCTGGAGAGAGGCGCCAAGGACGTCGACTTGGAACCTCTCATCGGCGCCGCTCGCGAGGCCGCGCGGTTCGAGGACCGAGCGATCTTCGATGGATTCGAGCCTTCGGGCATCGTCGGTCTCTCGAGCGCGGACCGGCATCCGAAGATGAAGCTCCACGCGCGCGAAGAGGCGTTCCTGGAAACGATTTCGGGAGCGGTCATGCGGCTCGAGAAGGCCTCCATTGGAGGGGCCTACGCATTGCTCCTCGGGCCCGAGCCTTTCCGCTACGCTGCGAGCGCCGCATCCGGCTACCCGCTTCTGAGACGCATCGGCTCGCTTCTCGACGGACCCATCATCCACTGTGACGATGTCACGGGAGGTTACGTGGTCTCACTGCGCGGCGGAGACTTCGAGCTCAGTCTCGGTCAGGAGCTCTCGATCGGCTATCACAGCCATGACACCCGAAAAGTCCGTCTATACCTGTCCGAGTCCTTCACCTTCCGGTTACTGGAGCCAGCGGCGGTCGTATCGCTGAGCTTCGAGAGCGATTGACCGCGCTGCCTCGTCGAGTGATTCGTTCTGCCCATAGTGGTC
This window harbors:
- a CDS encoding family 1 encapsulin nanocompartment shell protein, whose protein sequence is MDLLKRQLAPLTDAAWKLIDETASQVLKSQLTARRFVDVVGPKGVDFAAVGLGRLDVPAEQLQGSKIAYGVHRVQPLVEVRAPFELDVWELDNLERGAKDVDLEPLIGAAREAARFEDRAIFDGFEPSGIVGLSSADRHPKMKLHAREEAFLETISGAVMRLEKASIGGAYALLLGPEPFRYAASAASGYPLLRRIGSLLDGPIIHCDDVTGGYVVSLRGGDFELSLGQELSIGYHSHDTRKVRLYLSESFTFRLLEPAAVVSLSFESD